In Lepisosteus oculatus isolate fLepOcu1 chromosome 15, fLepOcu1.hap2, whole genome shotgun sequence, one genomic interval encodes:
- the LOC102686086 gene encoding kidney mitochondrial carrier protein 1 isoform X1, translating into MTCLQTVEPVEITGIREEAYAHTMSNLNWKPFVYGGLASVTAECGTFPIDLTKTRLQVQGQVSDSKYREIRYRGMLHAFVRICREEGLRALYSGIAPAMLRQASYGTIKIGTYQSFKRLFVDRPEDETLVMNMLCGVLSGVISSSIANPTDVLKIRMQAQGSVVQGGMIGNFINIYQQEGTRGLWKGVSLTAQRAAIVVGVELPVYDLTKKHLILSGYMGDTVYTHFVSSFVCGLAGALASNPVDVVRTRMMNQRVLLDGTCSGYKGTLDCLVQTSRSEGFFALYKGFFPNWLRLGPWNIIFFITYEQLKKIEV; encoded by the exons ATGACGTGTTTGCAGACAGTGGAGCCAGTGGAAATTACGGG AATCCGTGAGGAAGCATATGCGCACACAATGTCTAATTTGAACTGGAAGCCTTTTGTGTATGGAGGCTTGGCTTCTGTGACTGCAGAGTGTG GAACCTTCCCCATTGACCTCACTAAAACGCGCTTGCAGGTCCAAGGCCAGGTCAGCGACAGTAAGTACCGAGAGATTCGGTACCGAGGAATGCTCCATGCTTTTGTCCGGATATGCAGAGAGGAAGGCCTCAGGGCACTATACTCAGG GATTGCTCCTGCGATGCTCCGGCAGGCTTCCTATGGCACCATCAAGATTGGCACGTACCAGAGCTTCAAACGATTGTTTGTGGACAGGCCAGAAG ATGAGACACTGGTGATGAACATGCTGTGTGGCGTTCTGTCTGGAGTGATCTCATCCTCAATTGCTAACCCCACCGACGTGCTCAAG ATCCGAATGCAAGCCCAAGGAAGCGTGGTCCAGGGAGGAATGATCGGAAACTTTATCAATATCTATCAGCAGGAAGGAACCCGAGGTCTCTGGAAA GGGGTTTCCTTGACCGCTCAGAGAGCTGCCATTGTGGTGGGCGTGGAGCTGCCAGTGTACGACCTCACCAAGAAGCACCTGATCCTGTCTGGCTACATGGGGGACACCGTCTACACACACTTTGT GTCAAGCTTTGTGTGTGGGCTGGCAGGAGCCCTGGCATCCAATCCTGTCGATGTTGTACGGACCCGCATGATGAACCAGCGAGTGCTTCTTGACGGAACGTGTTCAGGCTACAAGGGCACACTGGACTGCCTAGTGCAG acatCGAGGTCAGAAGGTTTCTTTGCACTATATAAAGGATTTTTTCCTAACTGGCTGAGAC
- the tpt1 gene encoding translationally-controlled tumor protein homolog isoform X1, translating to MIIYKDIITGDEMFSDIYKIMESPNGILIEVEGKVVSRSEDIDDSLIGGNASAELQDEGTEASTVSGVDIVLNHKLQETGFTKDTYKSYIKDYMKTLKVKLEETNPERVKPFMAGAQEEIKKIMANVKNYQFFTGESMNPEGMVGLLDYREDGITPFMTFFKDGLEIEKC from the exons ATGATCATCTACAAGGATATCATCACCG GAGATGAGATGTTCTCTGACATCTACAAAATCATGGAGTCGCCCAACGGAATCTTAATCGAAGTCGAAGGCAAG GTGGTCAGCAGGTCAGAGGACATTGACGACTCTCTCATCGGCGGCAATGCGTCAGCTGAACTCCAGGATGAAGGCACAGAAGCCAGCACCGTCAGCGGCGTGGACATCGTCTTGAACCACAAGCTGCAGGAGACGGGCTTCACCAAGGACACGTACAAGTCATACATCAAAGACTACATGAAGAC ACTCAAAGTAAAACTGGAGGAGACTAATCCTGAAAGGGTAAAACCCTTCATGGCTGGAGCGCAGGAAGAAATCAAGAAAATTATGGCAAATGTCAAGAACTATCAG tttttcacaggtgaatCCATGAACCCAGAAGGAATGGTTGGATTACTAGACTACCGTGAAGATGGCATCACTCCATTCATGACTTTTTTCAAGGATGGCCTGGAAATTGAAAAATGT TAA
- the LOC102686086 gene encoding kidney mitochondrial carrier protein 1 isoform X2, producing the protein MSNLNWKPFVYGGLASVTAECGTFPIDLTKTRLQVQGQVSDSKYREIRYRGMLHAFVRICREEGLRALYSGIAPAMLRQASYGTIKIGTYQSFKRLFVDRPEDETLVMNMLCGVLSGVISSSIANPTDVLKIRMQAQGSVVQGGMIGNFINIYQQEGTRGLWKGVSLTAQRAAIVVGVELPVYDLTKKHLILSGYMGDTVYTHFVSSFVCGLAGALASNPVDVVRTRMMNQRVLLDGTCSGYKGTLDCLVQTSRSEGFFALYKGFFPNWLRLGPWNIIFFITYEQLKKIEV; encoded by the exons ATGTCTAATTTGAACTGGAAGCCTTTTGTGTATGGAGGCTTGGCTTCTGTGACTGCAGAGTGTG GAACCTTCCCCATTGACCTCACTAAAACGCGCTTGCAGGTCCAAGGCCAGGTCAGCGACAGTAAGTACCGAGAGATTCGGTACCGAGGAATGCTCCATGCTTTTGTCCGGATATGCAGAGAGGAAGGCCTCAGGGCACTATACTCAGG GATTGCTCCTGCGATGCTCCGGCAGGCTTCCTATGGCACCATCAAGATTGGCACGTACCAGAGCTTCAAACGATTGTTTGTGGACAGGCCAGAAG ATGAGACACTGGTGATGAACATGCTGTGTGGCGTTCTGTCTGGAGTGATCTCATCCTCAATTGCTAACCCCACCGACGTGCTCAAG ATCCGAATGCAAGCCCAAGGAAGCGTGGTCCAGGGAGGAATGATCGGAAACTTTATCAATATCTATCAGCAGGAAGGAACCCGAGGTCTCTGGAAA GGGGTTTCCTTGACCGCTCAGAGAGCTGCCATTGTGGTGGGCGTGGAGCTGCCAGTGTACGACCTCACCAAGAAGCACCTGATCCTGTCTGGCTACATGGGGGACACCGTCTACACACACTTTGT GTCAAGCTTTGTGTGTGGGCTGGCAGGAGCCCTGGCATCCAATCCTGTCGATGTTGTACGGACCCGCATGATGAACCAGCGAGTGCTTCTTGACGGAACGTGTTCAGGCTACAAGGGCACACTGGACTGCCTAGTGCAG acatCGAGGTCAGAAGGTTTCTTTGCACTATATAAAGGATTTTTTCCTAACTGGCTGAGAC
- the tpt1 gene encoding translationally-controlled tumor protein homolog isoform X2 has product MIIYKDIITGDEMFSDIYKIMESPNGILIEVEGKVVSRSEDIDDSLIGGNASAELQDEGTEASTVSGVDIVLNHKLQETGFTKDTYKSYIKDYMKTLKVKLEETNPERVKPFMAGAQEEIKKIMANVKNYQFFTGESMNPEGMVGLLDYREDGITPFMTFFKDGLEIEKC; this is encoded by the exons ATGATCATCTACAAGGATATCATCACCG GAGATGAGATGTTCTCTGACATCTACAAAATCATGGAGTCGCCCAACGGAATCTTAATCGAAGTCGAAGGCAAG GTGGTCAGCAGGTCAGAGGACATTGACGACTCTCTCATCGGCGGCAATGCGTCAGCTGAACTCCAGGATGAAGGCACAGAAGCCAGCACCGTCAGCGGCGTGGACATCGTCTTGAACCACAAGCTGCAGGAGACGGGCTTCACCAAGGACACGTACAAGTCATACATCAAAGACTACATGAAGAC ACTCAAAGTAAAACTGGAGGAGACTAATCCTGAAAGGGTAAAACCCTTCATGGCTGGAGCGCAGGAAGAAATCAAGAAAATTATGGCAAATGTCAAGAACTATCAG tttttcacaggtgaatCCATGAACCCAGAAGGAATGGTTGGATTACTAGACTACCGTGAAGATGGCATCACTCCATTCATGACTTTTTTCAAGGATGGCCTGGAAATTGAAAAATGT